Proteins encoded together in one Fimbriiglobus ruber window:
- a CDS encoding ThuA domain-containing protein, with translation MLSRCFLLALALPAFAGISLRAADPKPAAQTGTAADLGFDPYDQSKVPLEVEPPADFKGKKIVLVAGSKSHGPGDHEFFAGTTILMNLLKQTPGVWPVMARDGWPKNEKIFDGAAAILFYMDGRGGHPVVQKDRLKLLQKYIDAGTGWLNLHYAVDYEPRHGETVVGWMGGYYDPRTSINPHWDADIRSLPKHPITNGVHPFKIRDEWYYNMHWVGDVPDVKDAKGVTPIIQALPPDNTRGTPDAKKYLGRIETMAWAYERPDGGRGFGFTGGHSHRNWGDENFRRIVVNAILWAAKVDVPEGGAKVDFDPIDLNRNLDQKGKPFSKITPPSEK, from the coding sequence ATGCTCTCCCGCTGTTTCCTTCTCGCCCTCGCGTTGCCCGCCTTCGCGGGCATCTCGCTTCGCGCCGCCGACCCGAAACCCGCGGCCCAAACCGGGACTGCAGCCGACCTCGGCTTCGACCCCTACGACCAGTCGAAGGTGCCGCTCGAAGTCGAACCGCCCGCGGACTTCAAGGGTAAGAAAATCGTCCTCGTCGCCGGCTCCAAGAGCCACGGCCCCGGGGACCACGAGTTCTTCGCCGGCACCACGATCCTCATGAACCTACTCAAACAAACGCCGGGCGTTTGGCCGGTGATGGCCCGGGACGGGTGGCCGAAGAACGAGAAGATCTTCGACGGCGCGGCCGCGATTCTCTTTTACATGGACGGCCGCGGCGGTCATCCCGTCGTTCAGAAGGATCGGCTCAAGCTGTTGCAAAAATACATCGACGCCGGCACCGGCTGGCTCAACCTGCACTACGCGGTCGACTACGAACCGCGGCACGGCGAGACTGTGGTGGGCTGGATGGGCGGGTATTACGACCCGCGGACCTCGATCAACCCGCACTGGGACGCGGACATCCGCAGCCTGCCCAAGCACCCGATCACCAACGGCGTGCATCCGTTCAAGATCCGCGACGAGTGGTATTACAACATGCACTGGGTCGGCGACGTGCCGGACGTGAAGGACGCGAAAGGCGTGACCCCGATCATCCAGGCGCTGCCGCCGGACAACACCCGCGGGACGCCCGACGCGAAGAAGTACCTCGGCCGCATCGAAACGATGGCGTGGGCCTACGAGCGGCCGGACGGCGGTCGCGGGTTCGGTTTTACCGGCGGGCACAGCCACCGCAACTGGGGCGACGAAAACTTCCGCCGGATCGTGGTCAACGCGATCCTCTGGGCGGCGAAGGTCGACGTGCCGGAAGGAGGCGCGAAGGTCGATTTCGATCCGATCGACCTCAACCGCAACCTCGACCAAAAAGGTAAACCCTTCAGTAAGATCACTCCGCCGAGCGAAAAATAG